The following proteins come from a genomic window of Leishmania donovani BPK282A1 complete genome, chromosome 4:
- a CDS encoding serine/threonine protein kinase-like protein encodes MNSPSYTPYILHTHGRSGDGTAAAAAPAMNMQTTAAAATNVGSSSSSMVGGAGSSSSVGPSSGSCVPTVHGVGYFNTFVKAIHPSDMKQALLPPNMRDRAVVLDMTHSNQVAEATAAHRRPFSSGANSRRNSSFCGNHGRVHHHPSVSRAQAVSQRSYASGSNGGLRSSSSMSGFHTAAGIYNGKNSNHHHAAATHGVNDCALPYPESASAAPHPQPHQQQQPGHPPSPAWRGHLSSMPTVNLGTSPRLLPSAVPAAASDQEDQHRRHYRARSYTVGGRVSSSRSGGGAMVAATAADATTPSASGSVGYVDSATSPSPNRSVSLASSSPAAAAPVFGAVATTAAGQCSRTSTLIRHPSVSRAGSSVETTMTAITATLPPAPPLPAYAESRASSAVTGTMTPRTPRPANAAIEAAAAGVSSARRGTRLIEHPSHGAFSGHQRSVSSDIVNGLDDSVDSVRCGSLPSASNTSAANMMGSASGTSDCYNYGSATAASRHGGTAVFAASHRYARDSVASEDKADDEGRRHRGPLRRYSTTLTNTTTEDEDEPQQQLAQPSTLELLRGNHLRRESGACAGGGNVNVAVVLSRARAARTSATGAAVAGSTNRDGSPTTAIERWRAQEQQRKRDEERKQQQQRQRLSARQWREAFHRLQEKRVQWRMRGYIGRGTSGVVYEGVLEDRKQTPVAVKVLEVGVPIPVDLDTSGDDGDGQSSRQARYTENSGTPTSAAAAAAADAAYMSPSQQEALLVLLREVEMMEKLHHENIVTCLRCQVTPVQDRYLELHQQQQQQCRDGGSTNGKGLSGAAAAGRDSERVGERRYDSAGRHYVDNGKAAVCDGAFSASQSPQRNAAARIPVQVEIVMELCNRGTISSVVRRSPGGQLPVRVARRYLRDVLKGLAYLHRNNFIHRDVKGDNVLISADDVAKLADFGCSRRIVLTNNVHGTADSEGTTSSIATTRTAATDSRFTTMAEYQWFDTTGVAQTMVGTPMFMAPEIIQASGPPCMATPTASSLASSSGEGNDGGHGSSRKATSPPAPVGYTASADIWSFGCLVLEVFGRTPWPTSGSNAYHLMKQIEQSVADLPPGVPDGTPAELLGLLRCCFHRDPHRRSTARALLRAPWMTCKDEELEEMPPRRRY; translated from the coding sequence ATGAACTCACCTAGTTACACCCCGTACATTCTCCACACGCATGGGCGCAGCGGGgacggcacagcagctgcggccgcccCGGCAATGAACATGCAaaccacggcggcagcggccacaaACGTGGggtcctcgtcgtcgtccatGGTGggtggcgccggcagcagcagcagcgtcggtCCGTCCTCAGGCAGCTGTGTGCCCACGGTGCACGGCGTTGGTTACTTCAACACTTTTGTGAAGGCGATACATCCGTCCGACATgaagcaggcgctgctgccgccgaacATGCGTGACCGTGCCGTGGTCCTCGACATGACACACAGCAACCAGGTAGCGGAGGCTacggcagcgcatcgccggcCCTTCTCGTCGGGTGCGAATTCACGTCGGAACAGCAGCTTCTGCGGCAATCACGGACGTGTGCACCACCATCCCTCCGTGTCCAGGGCGCAGGCCGTCTCGCAGCGGAGTTACGCAAGCGGCTCCAACGGCggcctgcgcagcagcagcagcatgagcGGCTTCCACACTGCTGCCGGCATCTATAACGGCAAGAACagcaaccaccaccacgcagccgcgacgcATGGCGTCAATGACTGTGCGCTTCCATATCCGGAAAGCGCCtcggctgcgccgcatccgcaaccgcaccaacagcagcagccgggcCATCCGCCGTCGCCCGCGTGGCGGGGTCACCTCTCCAGTATGCCGACTGTGAACCTCGGCACCTCGCCTCGCCTTTTACCGTCTGCAgtgcccgccgccgcgtctgACCAGGAGGATCAACACCGCCGTCACTATCGCGCGCGCAGCTACACGGTGGGGGGCCGGGttagcagcagccgcagcggcggcggtgccatggtcgctgccaccgctgcggacgCCACGACACCAAGTGCTAGCGGCAGCGTTGGCTACGTGGACAGCGCCACCTCGCCCAGCCCGAACcgctccgtctctctcgcctcctccagccctgctgctgcagcgccggtattcggcgccgtggcgacgacggcagcagggCAGTGCTCCCGCACCTCCACCTTGATCCGTCACCCCAGCGTGAGCAGGGCGGGGTCCTCGGTGGAGACAACGATGACGGCCATCACGGCCACcttgccgccagcgccgcccctGCCAGCGTACGCGGAGAGCAGagcctcctctgccgtcaCAGGCACGATGACGCCGCGGACGCCGCGACCAGCCAACGCCGCAAtagaagcagcggcagcgggggtCAGCAGTGCGCGACGGGGCACCCGCCTCATCGAACACCCGAGCCACGGCGCCTTCTCCGGGCACCAGCGGAGCGTATCTTCAGATATTGTGAACGGTCTCGACGACTCTGTCGACAGCGTGCGATGCGGCAGTTTGCCGAGCGCGTCGAACACGTCGGCGGCTAacatgatgggcagcgcgagcggcaCGTCGGACTGCTATAACTACGGGAGTGCCACGGCGGCTAGTCGGCACGGTGGCACGGCGGTCTTTGCCGCCTCTCACCGATACGCTAGAGACAGCGTGGCGAGCGAGGATAAGGCAGACGACGAGggccgccgtcatcgcggTCCGCTCCGTCGCTACAGCACAACACTCACGAACACAACGACggaagacgaggacgagccgcagcagcagctggctcAACCGTCAACCCTTGAGCTGCTCCGCGGTAATCACTTGAGACGGGAGAGCGGTGCttgtgctggcggcggcaacgtCAATGTTGCTGTAGTGCTgagtcgcgcgcgcgccgcccgcACGAGTGCGACAGGAGCGGCGGTCGCCGGTTCCACCAACCGCGATGGCTCACCGACGACCGCCATTGAGCGCTGGCgtgcgcaggagcagcaaagaaagagggacgAAGAGcggaaacaacaacagcagcggcagcggctaaGCGCACGGCAGTGGCGTGAGGCCTTTCACAGGCTCCAAGAGAAGCGCGTGCAGTGGCGCATGCGCGGCTACATTGGACGCGGCACCTCTGGCGTGGTATACGAGGGTGTCCTGGAAGACCGCAAGCAGACCCCGGTGGCAGTGAAGGTGCTAGAGGTCGGCGTTCCCATACCGGTCGACCTCGACACCTctggcgatgacggcgacggccaGAGCAGCAGGCAGGCTCGGTACACTGAAAATAGCGGCACCCCcacaagcgctgctgctgccgctgccgcggatGCAGCGTACATGTCGCCCTCCcagcaggaggcgctccTCGTGCTTCTACGCGAGGTGGAGATGATGGAGAAGCTGCACCACGAGAACATCGTCACGTGCCTGCGCTGCCAGGTCACGCCAGTGCAGGACCGATACTTGGAACtacaccagcagcaacagcagcagtgccgtgACGGTGGCAGCACCAATGGCAAGGGCCTctctggcgcggcggcagctgggAGAGACAGCGAAAGGGTCGGTGAGCGGCGGTACGACAGCGCCGGTCGTCACTATGTCGACAACGGCAAAGCCGCcgtctgcgacggcgcttTCTCCGCAAGccagtcgccgcagcgcaacgccgctgcccgcaTTCCTGTCCAGGTGGAGATCGTGATGGAGTTGTGCAACCGCGGCACCATCTCCAGCGTCGTTCGCCGGTCGCCTGGCGGTCAGCTGCCAGTGAGGGTGGCTCGACGCTACCTGCGCGATGTGCTCAAAGGCCTCGCCTACCTGCACCGCAACAACTTTATTCACCGGGATGTGAAGGGCGATAATGTCCTCATCAGCGCAGACGATGTAGCGAAGTTGGCGGACTTTGGGTGCTCGCGGCGCATCGTGTTGACGAACAACGTCCACGGCACCGCTGACAGCGAGGGGACCaccagcagcatcgccaccacacgcaccgccgcgacagACTCGCGCTTCACGACCATGGCGGAATATCAGTGGTTCGACACCACCGGCGTGGCGCAGACGATGGTCGGCACCCCCATGTTCATGGCACCGGAGATCATTCAGGCCTCGGGGCCGCCGTGCATGGCGACGCCAACAGCGAGCTCTCTAGCGTCTTCGAGCGGTGAAGGCAACGATGGCGGGCACGGGAGCAGCAGAAAGGCTACgtcaccgccagcaccggtCGGCTACACCGCCTCGGCAGACATCTGGTCCTTTGGATGCCTCGTTCTCGAAGTCTTTGGCCGCACACCGTGGCCAACGTCGGGGAGCAACGCCTACCACCTCATGAAGCAGATCGAGCAGTCGGTTGCCGACCTCCCGCCTGGGGTGCCAGATGGCAcaccggcggagctgctgggcctgctgcgctgctgctttcaCCGTGACCCGCACCGTCGCAGTACGGCCCGTGCACTGCTCCGTGCACCGTGGATGACGTGcaaggacgaggagctggaggagatgccACCACGCAGACGCTATTAG